The genomic interval TGAACGACGCCCGCTCGCGGAAGTGAGCGACGGCCGACTCCAGCCCCATCTCGGCGACGTGGTTGTCCTTGACCATCACCGTATGCGAGAGGTCCAGCCGGTGTGTGTCCCCGCCCGCGGCGGCGACCGCGCGTTTCTCGATGCCGCGCAGGCCGGGCGTCGTCTTGCGGGTGCAGGCGACCCGTACGTCGTCCTCGACCGTCCGAGCGGCGTCGACGGCCGCGCGAGTCTTCGTCGCCACGCCCGAGGCGTGGCCGGCGAGGTTGACCGCGACCCGCTCGCCCCGGAGCGTCTCGCGGGCCGGACCGTCCGTTCGGAGGACCACGTCGCCGGGATCGATCCGGTCGCCCGACTCGACTGGCGTCTCGACCCCCACGTCCAGATAGTCGAACACCGCCGTTGCCGCCGCCAGTCCGGCGACGACGCCGGACTCCTTCGCGACCAGTCGGCCCCCGGTGTCGCCCGGGACGTGGTTCGTGACATCGTGGTGGCCCACGTCCTCGCGGAGCCAGCGCTCGACATCGGCGTCGGTGAGCATCAGTCCGCGGTCGGTTCCGGCGGCTCGTCGGCCGCCGTGACCAGGTTGTGGGTCCCGACGCTCTCGTCGTTCTCGGCCGCGTGGCGGGCGATCAACAGCGCGGTGATGCTCGCGTTCCGGAGTTCGTACAGCGACCGGGCGGTCCGGGTCCGGACGTAGGCGTCGACCTCGCCCTTGAGGCGGCGCAACACCGCCATCGAGCGCTGGAGGTCGGCCGGATCGCGCTCGACGCCGACGTGCTCGTCCATCACCCGGCGTAGCCGGTGGAACTTCTCGCGGGCGAAACTGTCCGGGAGGGCCGGGTCCCGCTCCAGCAGTTCGGGCGCCTCGATCGGCTGGACCGGATCGCCGGCGGCGTCCTCGCCCGCGCGCAGCCCCCAGACCAGCCCCTCGAGCAGCGACGTGGAGGCCAGCCGGTTCGCGCCGTGGACGCCGGTGCGGGAACACTCCCCGACGGCGTAGAGCCGGTCGAGCGTCGTCCGACCCCGGTCGTCGACGGCGACGCCGCCACAGAGGAAGTGTTCGGCCGGCGCGACCGGAATCCCGTCGGTCCAGTCGATCCCGTGATCCCCACAGCGGTCGGCCAGGCCGGGGAACTCCGCGGCGAAGTCGAGCGTGGAGACATCGAGTCGGACTTCGCCGGTGGCCTCGCGCTCCGCTTTCACCGCTCGGGCGACAACGTCCCGGGGCGCGAGTTCGGCGTCCTCGTGGTAGTCGGGCATGAACCGCCTGCCGTCGCCGTTGCGCAACAGGCCGCCCTCCCCGCGGACGGCCTCGCTGACGAGGAATGCGACCTCGCCGTCGACGACGCAGGCGGTCGGGTGGAACTGGACGTACTCCATGTCGGCCACGTCGGCGCCGGCCAGCGCCGCCATCGCGATGCCGTCCCCGGTCGCGTGGTCGGGGTTGGTCGTCCGCGGGTAGAGTTCGCCGATGCCACCGGTCGCCAGGACGACGCTGCCGGCGAACCAGGGCTCGACGGCGCCGTCGGATTCGAGCATCGCGCCGTGGACACGACCCTCGTGACGGATGAGTTCCAGCGCGGCAGTGCCGTCCAGGATCGTCACGCCGTCGTGGTCGTCGAGGTAGTTCAGGAAGGGGACGTGGATGTGCTTGCCCGTCGCGGCGTCGACGTGGAGGATGCGATCCTCGCTGTGGGCGGCCTCGCGGGCGTAGTCCAGGTCCGCGCGGCTCGTGGACGCCATCGACGCCTGCTCGTCCGTGTCGGTCGAGCGTGGTTCGGCGCGGTCGAACGCGACATCGAGCGTCTCGAAGAGCACGTCCTCGACGGCCGCGTTGGCGTTCTCGACGAGCACGTCGACGGCTTCGGGGTCGGCGGTGTCGGCGCTCGCCGTCAGGATGTCCTCCTTGAACTGCTCGGGGTCGTCCCGGGAGACGGCGATGCCGCCCTGTGCCCACCAGGAGGACGCCCCTTCGGGACGGGTGGCCTTGGTCGCGACGGTGACCTGGCTGCCCGCGCGTGCTGCCGCGAGCGCCGCCGCCAGCCCGGCGATGCCGGAGCCGACGACCAGTACGTCTGTCTCGTGGGTGTCGGTCTGTTCGTCGCTCATGGCTAGATCTCCAGCATGCGGTCGAGTGCGACCTGTGCCAGTTCCTTCTCTTCCGGAGCGACCTCGATGACGTTGCGTTCCCGGCCGGCGACCAGTTCCTCCAGGACCCAGGTGAGGTAGTTCGGGTCGATCTGGCGCATCGCGTTGCAGTCCATGCAGGCGTCCCCACACAGCGGGAGGACGTTCACCTCGGGGTGCCACCGCTGGAGGTGGTGGGTGAGGTGGATCTCGGTACCGATCGCCCAGGTGTCGCCGGGATCGGCGTCCTCGACGACCCCGCAGATGTCCGCCGTGGAGCCGGCCACGTCGGCGGCCTCGACGACCTCGCGGCGACACTCGGGGTGGACGATGACGTTCGCGTCGGGGTGTTCCTCGCGGATCGCCTCGACGTGGGACTCGCGGAACCGCTCGTGGACCTGGCAGTACCCCTCCCAGAGGATGACATCGTTCTCGACGGCCGCCGCGGCGTCCATGCTCTCGGGGTCCCACGGGTCCCACTCGACGATCTCGTCTTCGAGGCCGAGTCGGTGGGCCGTGTTCTCCCCGAGGTGCTTGTCCGGGAGGAAGAGGACCTTGTCGCCGCGCTCGAAGGCGTACTCGAAGGCCTTGTGCGCGTTCGAGGACGTACAGACCAGCCCCCCCTGCTCGGCACAGAACGCCTTCAGGTCGGCGTAGCTGTTCATGTAGGTGATCGGGATGATGTCGTCGTCGGTCTCGGCGGTGATCTCCGCCCAGGCGGCGTCGACCTGGAGGGCCTCGGCCATCCCGGCCATCGGACAGGACGCCTCCATCGAGGGGAGGATCACGCGTTGCTCGTCGTCCGTGATGATGTCGGCGGACTCGGCCATGAACGTCACGCCGCCGAAGACGACGTAGTCGGCGTCGGCCGCCGCGGCCTCCTTCGAGAGCTGGTAGGAGTCGCCGATGAAGTCGGCGTGCTCGACGATCTCCCGGCGCTGGTAGTTGTGGCCCAGGATGACCACGTCGTCGCCGAGCTCGTCGAGCGCGGTCTCGATCCGCTCTGTTCGCTCGCCTTCGTCGAGCTCCCGGTACTCCGGCGGAAGCTGTTCGAGGTTGTCGTACTTGAAGAGACTGAGGTCCGTTTCGAACGCTGCTGTTTCCATCTGTGGCATGGGTACGTGGCCCTGTGGGTATCAAGTGATTCGGACTGGCTTATTGAAAAGATTTTGCCTACAATAGTAGGTGGTGGAGAGGATCCGATGGGTTGTACCGCGGATTGATGGGTTTTGTACTGTGTTACCGATCTCCACGGTCTTCGTCGTCGCTGGAGCGGTTGCAGGGATGCAAACAGTTAACATCGCGTATGCAGGACGAACGATTGACATGACACGGGTGCTCAAGGCGTCGGGGTTTCTCGGACTCGCGGTGATGATGGTCGTCGGGCTCTACCAGTTCGTCCTGCTCTCCGGTGGGTCCGGCGTCCCGGGATGGATGATCGGCGGGCACGCCCACCTGGGGGTGTTGTCTATCCTGTCGATCGTCATGGGGTTTGCCGTCCCCGCCGTCGGGGTGACTGGGTCCCTGCGGACCGCCGTGACGGGGCTGTTCGTCGCCGGCCAGTGGGGGATTCCGGGGATCGTCTGGCTGGGTGAAGGGTTCGGCTTGACGATCCTCATGCCAACGGGGTTCCTCTGGGGCGGGTGTCTGATCGCCTCGATGCTAATCATGTTCTACAAGACCGTCACCCAGGATGTCGGCGGTGCCAGCGGCGGGTTGTCGGGGACGGCGACGGCCGACGACTGACGGCCGACAAGAGCAACTGTTAGGGGCGCGGCCCGCCACCGCCCCAGTATGACCGACGCCGAGACTCTCGCCGAGCGCGTCCGCGAGGGGGACCTTCGCCTGTACGAACTCGAAGACCACGCCGATCCGGACACGGCCGCCGCGGCCCGCCGACGGCTGCTGGCCGAGGAGACCGGCGCCGACCTCTCGACGGTCGGCGACTACGGCTTCGCCGCCGGCGAGGCCGACAGCAACATCGAGAACATGATCGGTACCGCCCAGATCCCGATGGGCGTCGTCGGGCCGCTGCCGGTCGACGGCGGGGCGGCCGAGGGCGACCACTACCTCCCGCTGGCGACGACCGAAGGCGCCCTGCTGGCCTCGGTCAACCGCGGCGTCTCGACGATCCGGACCGCCGGCGGCGCCACGGCGCGGGTCCTGAAATCCGGGATGACCCGCGCCCCGGTGTTCAAGGTCGAAGACGTGGCCGCCGCCGGGGAGGTGTCGGGGTGGGTCCGAGAGCACGTCGACGACCTCGCCGCGGCCGCCGAGGCGACGACCAGTCACGGCGAACTCCAGGGGGTCACCCCGTACGTCGTCGGCGACAACGTCTTCCTGCGGTTCTCCTACGACACGAAAGACGCCATGGGGATGAACATGGCCACCATCGCGACGGAGGCCGCCTGCGAGGTCGTCGAGCGCGAGACGCCCGCGGAACTGGTCGCGCTGTCGGGCAACCTCTGTTCGGACAAGAAGCCCGCGGCGATCAACGCCATCGAGGGCCGGGGGCGGACCGTCTCGGCGGACGTGCTGCTCCCCCACGAGCAGGTCGAGCAGCGTCTGGACACGACCACGGACGCCGTCGTCGAGGCCAACACCCGCAAGAACCTCGTCGGCTCCGCGAAGGCGGGTGCGCTGGGGTTCAACGCTCACGCCGCCAACGTGATCGCCGCGGCCTTCCTCGCGCTGGGCCAGGACGCCGCCCAGGTCGTCGAGGGTGCCAACACGATCACGACCGTCGACGCCCGCGAGGACGGCCTGTACGCCTCGGTGACGCTCTCCTCGCTGGAAGTCGGCACCGTCGGCGGCGGGACCTCCCTGCCGACCCAGTCCGAGGCGCTGGACGTGCTCGGCTACGGCGGGGGCGGCGACCCCGCAGGGAGCAACGCCGACGCGCTCGCGGAGGTCGTCGCGGCCGGCGTCCTGGCCGGCGAACTCTCCCTGCTCGCGGCGCTTTCCTCGCGACACCTCTCCTCGGCGCACGCGGAACTGGGCCGCTGACGGTTCACTGACGGGACTGGCTCACCAGGAACCCGACACCGGCGACCAGCACGACGACACCGGCGAGCAACAGGTCCCCGTTCCCCAGCAGCGGGCCGGCGACCAGCAGCGCCCACGCGACCGCGAACACGCCGTGGGCGAGCGCGAACAGCCGCCGGCCCCGCCGGGCGAACACCACCGTCCCGAGTGTGAACCCGGCAGTCAGCGCGACCGCCGAGAGCGCGACCGGACTCACAGAGAGCCCGCCGATCGGGACCGGGCCGACCAGCGGCGTCACCAGAAAGAGCAGGCCCGAGAGGCCCACGAGGC from Haloarcula pelagica carries:
- the nadA gene encoding quinolinate synthase NadA; this translates as MPQMETAAFETDLSLFKYDNLEQLPPEYRELDEGERTERIETALDELGDDVVILGHNYQRREIVEHADFIGDSYQLSKEAAAADADYVVFGGVTFMAESADIITDDEQRVILPSMEASCPMAGMAEALQVDAAWAEITAETDDDIIPITYMNSYADLKAFCAEQGGLVCTSSNAHKAFEYAFERGDKVLFLPDKHLGENTAHRLGLEDEIVEWDPWDPESMDAAAAVENDVILWEGYCQVHERFRESHVEAIREEHPDANVIVHPECRREVVEAADVAGSTADICGVVEDADPGDTWAIGTEIHLTHHLQRWHPEVNVLPLCGDACMDCNAMRQIDPNYLTWVLEELVAGRERNVIEVAPEEKELAQVALDRMLEI
- a CDS encoding L-aspartate oxidase, with product MSDEQTDTHETDVLVVGSGIAGLAAALAAARAGSQVTVATKATRPEGASSWWAQGGIAVSRDDPEQFKEDILTASADTADPEAVDVLVENANAAVEDVLFETLDVAFDRAEPRSTDTDEQASMASTSRADLDYAREAAHSEDRILHVDAATGKHIHVPFLNYLDDHDGVTILDGTAALELIRHEGRVHGAMLESDGAVEPWFAGSVVLATGGIGELYPRTTNPDHATGDGIAMAALAGADVADMEYVQFHPTACVVDGEVAFLVSEAVRGEGGLLRNGDGRRFMPDYHEDAELAPRDVVARAVKAEREATGEVRLDVSTLDFAAEFPGLADRCGDHGIDWTDGIPVAPAEHFLCGGVAVDDRGRTTLDRLYAVGECSRTGVHGANRLASTSLLEGLVWGLRAGEDAAGDPVQPIEAPELLERDPALPDSFAREKFHRLRRVMDEHVGVERDPADLQRSMAVLRRLKGEVDAYVRTRTARSLYELRNASITALLIARHAAENDESVGTHNLVTAADEPPEPTAD
- the hmgA gene encoding hydroxymethylglutaryl-CoA reductase (NADPH) codes for the protein MTDAETLAERVREGDLRLYELEDHADPDTAAAARRRLLAEETGADLSTVGDYGFAAGEADSNIENMIGTAQIPMGVVGPLPVDGGAAEGDHYLPLATTEGALLASVNRGVSTIRTAGGATARVLKSGMTRAPVFKVEDVAAAGEVSGWVREHVDDLAAAAEATTSHGELQGVTPYVVGDNVFLRFSYDTKDAMGMNMATIATEAACEVVERETPAELVALSGNLCSDKKPAAINAIEGRGRTVSADVLLPHEQVEQRLDTTTDAVVEANTRKNLVGSAKAGALGFNAHAANVIAAAFLALGQDAAQVVEGANTITTVDAREDGLYASVTLSSLEVGTVGGGTSLPTQSEALDVLGYGGGGDPAGSNADALAEVVAAGVLAGELSLLAALSSRHLSSAHAELGR
- the nadC gene encoding carboxylating nicotinate-nucleotide diphosphorylase, encoding MLTDADVERWLREDVGHHDVTNHVPGDTGGRLVAKESGVVAGLAAATAVFDYLDVGVETPVESGDRIDPGDVVLRTDGPARETLRGERVAVNLAGHASGVATKTRAAVDAARTVEDDVRVACTRKTTPGLRGIEKRAVAAAGGDTHRLDLSHTVMVKDNHVAEMGLESAVAHFRERASFTTKIEVEVETPERAPEAAAAGADIVLLDNMSPDETARAVDLVDGAALTEASGGLTVADVPDYAATGVDVLSMGSLTHSAPTLDLSFRTG